One Thiohalomonas denitrificans DNA window includes the following coding sequences:
- a CDS encoding ribulose bisphosphate carboxylase small subunit: MSAMQDYTSSLSDPSSRKFETFSYLPEMTSEQVRKQVEYIVSKGWNPAVEHTEPENAFDHYWYMWKLPLFGETDVDTILAEAEACHKAHPNNHVRLVGYDNFAQSKGTEMVIYRGIAV, from the coding sequence ATGAGCGCAATGCAGGATTACACCTCGAGCCTGAGCGACCCGTCGAGCCGGAAGTTCGAGACTTTCTCTTACCTGCCGGAGATGACCTCGGAACAGGTCCGCAAGCAGGTGGAGTACATCGTCAGCAAGGGCTGGAACCCGGCAGTGGAGCACACCGAGCCGGAGAATGCCTTCGATCATTACTGGTACATGTGGAAACTGCCGCTGTTCGGCGAGACCGACGTCGACACCATCCTGGCCGAGGCCGAGGCGTGTCACAAGGCTCACCCGAACAATCACGTGCGTCTGGTGGGCTACGACAATTTCGCCCAGTCCAAGGGTACGGAGATGGTTATCTATCGCGGAATCGCCGTATAG